The sequence CGTGCGCGGGCGATTCTGATACGCGTAGGGATCATCACTCTGTCCCCCGAAGTAGGGATTGGCGATGCAGGTCAGCGCGCGGCCCGATGCGCTTGCCTGACACTGTGCGTAAGTATCGAACCTGCAATTGCTCAGCCCCGGCCATTCGTCGCCCGTCAGGCAGAACGCGTGATGCGTACCGAACGCGCGTGCAGGCGTGCTTGTGTTCAGCGCGAGCGTGAATGTGGCGATTGCAAGCGAAAGTGTGGCGACAATGGGGAGGGCAATTCGTCCGCACATTTCTCGATTCTCCAATCACACGATTGTGCGCGCGACGATGTTACGCGCGCGTGCAGTTTATCTCGTCTCGTCGACATTGGAACTGCCGAAAACACTTGTTTCAAAGGGTTTCCAGCGCGCTCTGATAAATCTTCATTAATGAAGCGCGGGCCTTTGGTGTGAACTGTTGCGTCGAGGTTACAGCAATTCCATCGATCGCTGTTATGACCACGCCACGGCCAGGGGGCCTAACGACGAAACTGGAACGGGATTGAAATGAAGAAGAATTTGTTGCTTGCCGCTGTGAGCCTCGTCGCGCTCAGCGCAGCTGCACCGGCGCTGGCTGCCGATCTCGCGGCTCGGCCGTACACCAAGGCGCCCGCGATGGTCGCCGCGATCTACGACTGGAGCGGCTTCTACATCGGCATCAACGGCGGCGGTGGTTCGTCGCACGCGACCTGGGATTTCGTTGGCGTTGGTCGCGAAGGCTCGCACGATGCGACCGGCGGCACGGTCGGTGGCCAGATCGGCTATCGCTGGCAGTCGGGCCAGTGGGTGTTCGGCGTGGAAGGCCAGGGCAACTGGGCCGACTTCTCCGGCGACAATCAGAGCGCGCTGTTCGCCACCCGCAACCGCACGAAGATCGATGCGTTCGGTCTGATCACCGGCCAGGTCGGCTACGCCTGGAACAACGTCCTGATCTACGTCAAGGGCGGTGCCGCCGTGGTCAGCGACAAGTACGAGATCTCCGCCCTCGGCGGCGGACTGCTCGCGTCGACCAGCGACACCCGTTGGGGCGGAACTGTTGGCGCTGGCCTCGAGTACGGCTTCGCGCCGAACTGGTCGGTTGGCGTCGAGTACAACCACATCTTCCTGTCGGACAAGGATGTCACCTTTGCCGGTTTCGCCGGCACCGAGCGCATCCGCCAGGACGTCGACATGGGCCTCGTCCGCCTGAACTACAAGTTCGGCGGCCCGCTGATCGGCCGTTACTGATACCGATCGCTCGTTTGAGCGGTCATCGAAAGCCCCGGCCGTTGGCCGGGGCTTTTTTGTTAGGTGAATTCAGCGAGTTAACCATTGCGTTGCGAGATCGCTGGCCAGGCTTGACTCCCGTGAACGAAATGAGAACAATGTTCTTCATACGTTCTAGCAAGGGAGCGAGACCATGTTCAGGATTTTCGTGGAAGAGGCGGCTGCACTGGCGTCCATCACACTGTTCGTCGGGATGATCGCAATCTGGGCCCAGGTCATACCGCAGCTCTAGACCTGCGGTTTTTGCAAACCCGTGCTCCTCTTCACCGGTGCCCCTTGGGGAAAAGCGGGACGACGCGGCAAAGCGGCCGCTCCGGCGTGGACTCTGGCGGCGCGAGACCCCACCATTGTGATGCGAGTCGGCCGCGCGAGTGCATGATGCCTTGAGGAGCCGGCGACCGCTCCATCTCATCTGCAAGAGGCCGTCACGCGACCATGCCGAGCGCCGGATTTGTCCACCTTCACGTTCACTCGGCCTATTCGCTGCTCAAGGGCTCGATCAAGATCGCCAAGCTCGCCGAGCTTGCGAAGAAAGACCATCAGCCCGCGCTGGCACTGACCGACACCGACAATCTGTTCGGGGCGCTCGAGTTCTCCGACAAGATGGCGGGCTCCGGGATCCAGCCGATCGTCGGCTGCGAGCTTGCGATCGACTTCGGCGACCAGGATCCCAACGCGCGCAATGCGATGGCGCCGTCGCGTGTGGTGCTGCTGGCCGCGCAGGAGCGCGGCTATCGCAGTCTGATGCGGCTGAATTCGCGGGCGTTCCTGGAATCGCCCGACAGCCATGCCCCGTTCATCAAGTTCGATTGGTTCGACGGCGAGACCGAGGGCCTGATCGCGCTCACGGGCGGTCCGGACGGGCCGATCTCGCTGGCGCTGGCCGGCGGCATGGCCGAGCTCGCGGCGACGCGCTGCGAGCGTCTGGCCAATCTGTTCGGCGACCGGCTCTACATCGAGCTGCAGCGCCACAACATCGACAAGGAGCGGCGCATCGAGAGCGGCCTGATCGACATCGCCTATGCAAAGGGCCTGCCGCTGGTCGCGACCAACGAGCCGTATTTCGCGTCGACCGACGATTACGAGGCGCATGACGCGCTGCTCTGCATCGCCGGCGGCCGGCTGATCGCCGAGACCGATCGCGTGCAGCTCACTCCCGACCACCGCTTCAAGACTCGCGCCGAGATGGCGGTGCTGTTCGCCGACATTCCGGAGGCGCTGGCGTCCACGGTCGAGATCGCCGAGCGCTGCTCGTTCCGCCCGATGACGCGCAAGCCGATCCTGCCGTTCTTCACGGTTGGCGCCGCCGCAAGCTCCGATGCCGCGGCGGTCGAGGCCGCCGAATTGAAGCGCCAGGCGGAGGAGGGGCTCGCCAACCGTCTGCGCGTGCATGGCCTGTCGCAGGGCATGACGGAGGAGGACTACAACAAGCGCCTCGCGTTCGAGCTCGACGTCATCATGCGCATGAAGTACGCGGGTTACTTCCTGATCGTGTCCGACTTCATCAAGTGGGCGAAGTCGCAAGGCATCCCGGTCGGGCCGGGCCGCGGCTCCGGCGCCGGCTCGCTGGTCGCGTGGGCGCTGACCATCACCGACCTCGACCCGATCAAGTTCGGCCTGCTGTTCGAGCGCTTCCTCAATCCCGAGCGCGTGTCGATGCCGGACTTCGACATCGACTTCTGCCAGGACCGCCGCGGCGAGGTGATCCAGTACGTCCAGCAGCGGTACGGCCGCGACCAGGTCGCGCAGATCATCACCTTCGGAACGCTGCAGGCGCGCGGCGTGCTGCGTGACGTCGGCCGTGTGCTGCAGATGCCCTATGGCCAGGTCGACAAGCTGACGAAGCTGGTGCCGCAGAATCCGGCCGCACCGGTGACGCTTGCGGCAGCGATCGAAAGCGAACCAAAACTTCAGGCGTTCCGCGATGAAGATCCGGTGGTGGCGCGCGCCTTCGACATCGCCCAGCGCCTCGAAGGCCTGACGCGGCACGCCTCGACTCACGCGGCCGGCATTGTGATCGGCGATCGCCCCTTGAGCGAACTCGTCCCGATGTACCGCG is a genomic window of Bradyrhizobium sp. CB1717 containing:
- a CDS encoding DUF3551 domain-containing protein; the encoded protein is MCGRIALPIVATLSLAIATFTLALNTSTPARAFGTHHAFCLTGDEWPGLSNCRFDTYAQCQASASGRALTCIANPYFGGQSDDPYAYQNRPRTLAPGTLLSR
- a CDS encoding outer membrane beta-barrel protein, with amino-acid sequence MKKNLLLAAVSLVALSAAAPALAADLAARPYTKAPAMVAAIYDWSGFYIGINGGGGSSHATWDFVGVGREGSHDATGGTVGGQIGYRWQSGQWVFGVEGQGNWADFSGDNQSALFATRNRTKIDAFGLITGQVGYAWNNVLIYVKGGAAVVSDKYEISALGGGLLASTSDTRWGGTVGAGLEYGFAPNWSVGVEYNHIFLSDKDVTFAGFAGTERIRQDVDMGLVRLNYKFGGPLIGRY